The following proteins are co-located in the Trichormus variabilis 0441 genome:
- a CDS encoding tyrosine-type recombinase/integrase, producing MEEAALVLETGDRLASLNPAAVYLASLGKGSRRTMKQALDAIALLATNQTCDAMNCPWGLLRYQHTMAIRAELMEKYAPATANKMLAALRRVLKEAQRLGQMTPEDYAKAADIKRVKSSGLPKGRALSSDELGKLLNVCVEDESIFGVRDAAMLMILRVGLRRGEVVNLDLADLDLNEGSVKVRGGKGRKDRVVFFPESAIAYLQKWVKIRGDDSSPLLLPISKSGNLVWRRLSDQAVLSIMLGRGEEAGIENFTPHDFRRTFAGDLLDAGVDIVTVQKLMGHADPATTAKYDRRGDAAKKRAVNLLKL from the coding sequence ATGGAAGAAGCTGCTTTAGTTTTAGAAACTGGGGATAGGTTAGCCTCACTTAATCCGGCTGCTGTTTACCTCGCCTCACTGGGTAAAGGTAGCCGCCGGACGATGAAGCAGGCATTGGATGCGATCGCACTCCTTGCCACTAATCAAACTTGTGATGCTATGAACTGCCCGTGGGGGCTACTACGGTATCAGCACACAATGGCAATTCGGGCTGAGTTGATGGAGAAGTACGCACCTGCGACGGCAAACAAGATGCTGGCTGCACTGCGGCGGGTACTCAAGGAAGCCCAACGCCTGGGGCAAATGACACCGGAAGATTACGCCAAGGCTGCTGATATTAAGCGAGTTAAGTCTAGTGGGTTGCCTAAAGGTAGGGCGTTGTCTTCTGATGAGCTGGGAAAATTGCTCAATGTCTGCGTTGAAGATGAATCAATATTTGGTGTTCGGGATGCGGCGATGTTGATGATACTCCGGGTGGGGTTGCGCCGGGGTGAAGTGGTGAACCTGGATTTAGCTGACCTTGACTTGAATGAAGGGAGTGTGAAGGTCAGAGGGGGGAAGGGACGTAAGGATAGGGTGGTGTTTTTTCCTGAAAGTGCGATCGCATACTTGCAGAAATGGGTGAAAATCAGGGGTGATGACTCTAGTCCGTTGCTACTCCCGATTAGCAAATCTGGTAATTTGGTGTGGCGACGGCTTTCTGATCAAGCTGTATTGTCAATCATGCTGGGACGGGGTGAAGAAGCAGGTATTGAGAATTTTACGCCCCACGATTTTAGAAGGACTTTTGCAGGTGACTTGCTGGATGCTGGGGTTGATATTGTGACTGTACAAAAGCTCATGGGTCATGCTGACCCGGCGACTACGGCGAAGTATGACAGGCGTGGGGATGCGGCGAAGAAACGGGCAGTTAACCTACTAAAGCTGTGA
- a CDS encoding sigma-70 family RNA polymerase sigma factor, whose product MTTELFREYRNNPTRQLRDRIFNHHYKLACEIAHQYRICCDEPLEDLIQLAGVGMLTAIERFDPSRSNAFSSFACPYIKGEIRHYLRDKASTVKIPRSLQSLYQRGKKLHGTDEQIAKALGCTQQQWKEAKAIGVNRNLFNIDNLLTLTLEWSEGCGGSDTVSMKRFLSALSFQEQPVKPIATTIEPSSLSQLDEANQQLIEMFFFQNEPLKEVKRTAIASGKGKDVKTLLVNAVLMING is encoded by the coding sequence ATGACCACTGAATTATTTAGAGAGTACCGAAACAATCCCACACGGCAACTGCGCGATCGCATTTTCAACCACCATTACAAACTGGCCTGCGAGATTGCCCATCAATATAGAATCTGTTGTGATGAACCACTAGAAGATTTAATTCAGTTGGCGGGGGTAGGAATGTTGACAGCCATTGAGCGCTTTGACCCAAGCCGAAGCAATGCTTTTAGTTCATTTGCTTGCCCGTACATCAAAGGGGAGATCCGGCATTACCTGAGAGACAAAGCCAGTACTGTGAAGATTCCGCGATCGCTTCAGAGTTTGTACCAGCGAGGCAAGAAGCTGCATGGAACCGATGAGCAAATTGCAAAAGCTCTAGGCTGCACCCAACAGCAATGGAAAGAAGCCAAAGCCATAGGGGTTAATCGCAATTTGTTTAACATCGATAACTTGCTTACTCTCACACTGGAATGGAGCGAAGGGTGCGGAGGTTCTGACACAGTAAGTATGAAACGGTTTTTGTCGGCATTATCATTTCAAGAACAACCGGTTAAACCTATTGCCACCACCATAGAACCGTCTTCGTTAAGCCAGTTAGATGAAGCTAATCAACAGTTGATCGAGATGTTCTTCTTCCAGAATGAACCGCTTAAAGAAGTGAAGAGGACAGCGATCGCATCTGGTAAAGGCAAAGATGTTAAAACCTTATTGGTAAATGCAGTCTTAATGATCAACGGGTAG
- a CDS encoding DNA cytosine methyltransferase, with the protein MRQPIRTIGLFEGIGGFCRAAELIGGFEWVESVELDNDAVQVLRDNFTHHIYHGDIRDYHPQPGAADLYTIGFPCDNTSNAGDRTGLLGDKSGLWLEALRCVVEGLPKFAIIEQPEGIIHRGLRGILGGLRMAGYQWEDPILLPSASVGATQRRTRLFTIAYLNSLGWENFPTGWNDQVRSHCEEVRANYRFPTIERRGDGSHLWIPDELDEVPFGVEPRTQSGRLQSRILYGRTVIPQQAAIALQRVKYLWETMDRPQENHSQTWDTVSLLR; encoded by the coding sequence ATGCGGCAACCAATTAGAACTATTGGACTCTTTGAAGGCATCGGCGGATTCTGTAGAGCAGCCGAACTCATCGGCGGATTTGAATGGGTTGAGTCAGTCGAACTTGATAACGATGCCGTCCAAGTCCTCAGAGATAATTTTACCCACCACATCTACCACGGCGACATCCGAGACTACCACCCCCAACCAGGAGCCGCCGACCTCTACACAATCGGGTTCCCCTGCGACAACACAAGTAACGCCGGCGACAGAACAGGATTACTCGGAGACAAATCAGGACTGTGGTTGGAAGCGCTCCGTTGCGTTGTTGAGGGATTACCTAAATTCGCCATTATCGAGCAGCCAGAAGGAATTATTCATAGAGGCCTGCGAGGAATCCTTGGCGGACTGCGAATGGCAGGATATCAGTGGGAAGATCCGATCCTCCTACCGAGCGCTAGTGTTGGAGCAACGCAACGCCGCACCAGACTTTTTACAATTGCCTACCTTAACAGCCTTGGATGGGAAAACTTCCCGACCGGGTGGAACGACCAAGTGCGATCGCACTGCGAGGAAGTTAGGGCTAATTACAGATTCCCAACTATTGAGCGTAGAGGCGATGGCAGCCATCTCTGGATTCCCGACGAACTGGACGAAGTGCCTTTCGGGGTTGAACCTAGAACTCAATCAGGAAGACTACAATCAAGAATCCTTTACGGCAGAACAGTCATCCCCCAGCAAGCTGCAATTGCCCTCCAGCGAGTCAAATACCTGTGGGAAACAATGGATCGACCCCAAGAAAATCATTCTCAAACATGGGACACAGTATCGTTACTACGTTGA
- a CDS encoding 3'-5' exonuclease: protein MKYFIDTEFIEDGQTIDLISIGIVCEDGREFYGINWDCDFKHASKWVQENVLIHLPFRPVNEPTPNTQNWYTKKDLKLAVLDFLGCTYGTPGSLCPGKYYLSNHISKPEFWGYYADYDWVVFCQLFGRMIDLPQGFPMYCRDIKQWCDQLGNPKLPEQGKGEHSAIADAKWNKTAWEFLQKWQDGLLNASDWSA from the coding sequence ATGAAATATTTTATTGACACAGAGTTCATTGAAGACGGTCAAACTATCGACTTAATCAGTATTGGTATAGTTTGCGAAGACGGGCGGGAATTTTACGGTATCAACTGGGATTGCGACTTCAAACACGCGAGTAAATGGGTCCAAGAGAACGTTCTGATTCATTTGCCATTTCGCCCGGTCAACGAACCAACCCCCAACACCCAAAACTGGTACACAAAAAAAGACTTGAAATTGGCTGTATTGGATTTTTTGGGATGCACTTACGGCACACCTGGGAGCTTATGCCCTGGCAAATATTACTTGTCAAATCACATCTCCAAGCCAGAGTTTTGGGGGTACTACGCTGATTATGACTGGGTTGTGTTTTGCCAACTATTCGGCAGGATGATTGACTTACCCCAAGGCTTCCCGATGTATTGTCGAGACATCAAGCAATGGTGCGACCAATTAGGCAACCCCAAGTTGCCCGAACAAGGCAAGGGTGAGCATAGCGCGATCGCGGATGCCAAATGGAACAAAACAGCGTGGGAATTTCTGCAAAAGTGGCAAGATGGGTTACTCAATGCTAGTGACTGGAGTGCCTAA
- a CDS encoding single-stranded DNA-binding protein, protein MNNDQFQLFMTVLLRIADALERIAPATPKAPNYQYPIEQFLTFDWESIGAVVEKHDQYGAAVVSWGGRSFLRRSPANKYSAAIWFSCAVGKDGENTIYERLITFKPRNSNAEPIPEKVTNLISYPQGKEA, encoded by the coding sequence ATGAACAATGACCAATTTCAACTCTTCATGACCGTCTTACTCCGCATCGCCGATGCCCTAGAACGCATTGCCCCAGCCACCCCCAAGGCTCCCAACTACCAATACCCAATCGAACAGTTTCTTACTTTTGACTGGGAATCTATAGGGGCAGTAGTCGAAAAACACGACCAATACGGCGCGGCTGTAGTCTCCTGGGGTGGACGCTCCTTCTTACGGCGTTCACCCGCTAATAAATACAGTGCAGCCATCTGGTTTAGTTGCGCCGTTGGCAAGGATGGCGAGAACACTATCTATGAACGCCTGATCACTTTCAAGCCGAGAAACAGCAACGCCGAACCTATACCCGAAAAAGTCACCAATTTAATTAGTTATCCACAGGGTAAAGAAGCATGA
- a CDS encoding MarR family transcriptional regulator has product MTSFVRTDLRLFNLIPPDNITTHIRRCAADLLGMFQNWATKEQPGYYFKVRVQDLVDYLGGLYGKATVSKSAKLLHELGLVLQEKHNKDRQVHTYYYRFQSQVLDRLLQNQPSQEQIESSDAQVEPSDVQSEVFTLYTDPQKTDQASLDPPTNECVVEAEEEMSEEEIQAAISASLGVVFEPSPQEQPAADSADTDCQIEQPKKSRDLTPFFNRLRAIDVPLSGQIRELLVKKPEDQLSRNIAALEEEAGKNGLKNPIASAIAAITRNWQPRMDAAAWWETAARTWGRERRDSLIQNVSRLFSPSSGREEFFIIYKTGKMLKLSEAYNMNWDELAAYGGQS; this is encoded by the coding sequence ATGACCTCCTTTGTCAGAACTGATTTAAGACTGTTCAACCTAATACCCCCTGATAATATCACGACTCACATTAGGCGTTGTGCAGCCGACTTGCTCGGTATGTTTCAAAACTGGGCAACGAAAGAACAGCCAGGGTATTACTTCAAGGTGAGAGTACAGGATTTAGTTGATTATCTTGGAGGACTATACGGCAAGGCAACTGTCTCCAAATCTGCAAAATTACTTCATGAATTGGGGCTAGTTCTACAGGAAAAGCACAACAAAGACAGACAAGTACACACATACTACTATAGATTTCAAAGCCAAGTCCTAGATAGGCTTTTGCAAAATCAGCCTTCCCAAGAGCAAATCGAATCATCCGATGCTCAAGTTGAACCTTCCGATGTTCAAAGTGAGGTTTTCACCTTATATACAGATCCACAGAAAACTGATCAAGCATCTTTAGATCCACCAACAAACGAGTGTGTGGTGGAAGCTGAAGAAGAAATGAGTGAGGAAGAAATTCAAGCGGCCATCAGCGCATCTCTTGGGGTAGTATTTGAACCCTCACCACAAGAACAACCCGCCGCAGATTCGGCAGACACTGACTGCCAAATTGAGCAACCCAAGAAAAGCCGCGACCTCACCCCATTCTTCAACCGCCTGCGCGCCATCGATGTTCCCCTATCTGGGCAAATCCGCGAACTTCTTGTCAAAAAACCAGAAGACCAACTATCCCGCAACATCGCCGCCCTAGAAGAAGAAGCTGGCAAAAACGGGCTGAAAAACCCAATCGCCAGCGCTATTGCCGCCATCACTCGCAACTGGCAGCCGCGCATGGATGCAGCTGCTTGGTGGGAGACAGCAGCGCGAACGTGGGGACGAGAGCGCCGGGATAGCTTGATTCAAAACGTCAGCCGGCTTTTTTCTCCTTCATCTGGACGGGAAGAGTTTTTTATCATCTACAAAACAGGAAAAATGCTCAAATTGTCTGAAGCCTACAACATGAACTGGGATGAACTCGCCGCCTATGGGGGTCAGTCATGA
- a CDS encoding ribbon-helix-helix domain-containing protein, with amino-acid sequence MPSRPQPHKGAKTRHAEYGENKKNVVISITPSAIAELDSLSDRFGISRSELVERFARGMISPQEAKLLGEPLAS; translated from the coding sequence ATGCCAAGCAGACCTCAGCCTCACAAGGGCGCGAAAACCCGGCACGCGGAATATGGGGAGAACAAGAAGAATGTGGTGATTTCGATAACCCCCAGTGCGATCGCGGAGTTGGATTCACTCTCGGACAGGTTCGGCATCAGCCGCAGCGAACTAGTGGAGAGGTTCGCGAGGGGAATGATTTCACCCCAGGAGGCGAAACTTTTGGGGGAACCCTTAGCCAGCTAG
- a CDS encoding helix-turn-helix domain-containing protein — protein MSIKWRLAVLMADREVDYKDLAKMTGMHPVTVSKHKNSKIMPSRLESETLEKYCEALKCQPGELLVWMPETKKQEQADEQTAVA, from the coding sequence ATGTCTATCAAGTGGCGATTAGCTGTATTGATGGCTGATAGAGAAGTTGACTATAAAGACCTGGCAAAAATGACGGGGATGCACCCGGTTACAGTCAGTAAGCACAAGAACTCTAAAATCATGCCCTCAAGGCTAGAAAGCGAAACCCTAGAAAAGTACTGTGAAGCATTGAAATGCCAACCTGGAGAGCTACTGGTATGGATGCCTGAAACAAAAAAGCAGGAACAGGCTGACGAGCAGACAGCAGTAGCATGA
- a CDS encoding HU family DNA-binding protein has protein sequence MNKAELIQAVAAKANVSQKQAETVLNATTDTIVETVANGGKVILVGFGSFEARARKEREGRNPKTNEKMIIPATTVPAFSPGKHFKTEVTATLPQAG, from the coding sequence ATGAACAAAGCAGAATTGATACAAGCAGTTGCCGCCAAAGCAAACGTCAGCCAAAAGCAAGCTGAGACAGTCCTTAACGCCACAACAGACACCATCGTTGAGACAGTCGCCAACGGTGGGAAAGTGATACTCGTTGGGTTCGGTTCGTTTGAAGCTAGGGCTAGAAAGGAGCGTGAAGGACGTAACCCCAAGACAAACGAAAAGATGATTATCCCAGCTACCACTGTCCCCGCCTTTAGCCCTGGTAAGCACTTTAAAACTGAAGTCACAGCTACTCTTCCTCAAGCCGGCTGA